Part of the Sodalinema gerasimenkoae IPPAS B-353 genome is shown below.
TTGGGGCTGTTCAAAATTCTCGTCGAACTGCACCTAGACATTGCCCAGCGAGAAGCCGCTCGGGAACAACGGCGACTGTTGCTGGGGATTGTGGCGGCCTCGATTGGGATTGGCTTGTTGGCCATGGGAACCGGACTCTTGCAGGCCGTTGCCGTCTGGTGGGTTCACCGCTTAGGATTGACATGGTTTGCGGCCCTAGCCAGCGTCGGAGTCGCGGATGCCAGTTTGGGCCTACTGAGCCTCCTCATTGGGATACTGACCCTACGCGGCGGCTACATGAATGAAACCCGTCGCCGAGTTGCCAGCACCACCGCCACCCTGCTACAAGATCAAGATTGAGATTAAAACCATAGCAATCGAAGCCCCTACGTGGTTTCCCCTCTTGCCTCTTGCCGGAAGAGGGCGACCATAAAGGTACGCCCCTACGTGGTTTCCCCTCTTGCCTCTTGCCTTTTCTTCCTTACGATACAACCCACCATGCGATCGCCAACCCTTAGATTGTCTGCCTGTTTGTTGGGCCTATGGCTCTGTTGGGGAACTCCCACCTGGGCGCAAGTTCTCAGAGAACCCACTCAGGAGGAGGTTCTCAGCCCCGATGATTTGTTGACTCGCTTAGAGGGAGTACAAGTCCTCTATCTCGGGGAAGTCCACAATCGCCCGGAGGATCAGGCCGCTCAACGAGAGATTCTGCAACGGTGGTATGAGCAAAACCCACAACTGGCGATCGGCTTGGAGATGTTTGAACGGCCGCAACAAGCCTATATTGACCAATATCTTGCCGGAGAGATTAGCGAAGCGGAATTTCTGGAACTGACGGAATTTGAAACGCGCTGGGGTTTTCCCTGGGAAGCCTACGCCCCCATTTTGCGCTTCGCCAAAGCCCATAATCTACCGGTGTTGGCCTTAAATGCGCCCATCGAAGCCATACGGGAGGTGGCCCGAGGGGGATTTGGCAATCTCTCCCCGCAACGGTTGTCGGATCTGCCCCCAGTCGAAGAGTTCGACCTCGATAACGCCGCCTATCGTCAACGACTGCGGGAGATTTTCGATGGTTATCATCAGGGCCATGGCTCCAGTGACGGCTTTGAAACCTTTTTTAAGGCTCAAATCCTTTGGGATGAAACCATGAGCTACCATGTAGCCCAGTTTTTGCAAACTCACCCCGAACGGGCCATGGTCGTCATCGCTGGACAGGGCCATATTCTCTATGGGGATGGCATTCCCAGTCGGGTTCAACGTCGTCTGCAAGATGTCGAACAACTCTCGCTAGTGTTTGACCCCGATCCTGACCTCGCCTCCACTCCAGAGCGTCCCTTGGCCGATATCATCTGGCACCACGAGGACCTACACGAGGACCTAGAAGAGAACTCAGACCCTGAAAACAGCCCAAATTAACGGGTTTTGACTAGGGAAAGTCCCGCCGAGGGGGCGAGGGTAATTCCTCGTCGTACCGGCTTCACGGGCGGCTGTGGGGGCAGGCTAAAGTCATGTTCAGTGACCAGAGTCGCTAGGGCCAGTTTGAGTTCATACATGGCCAGGGCCATGCCCAAACAGCGACGATTCCCACCGCCAAAGGGATAGAACTCATAGGGGGAGTATTGACGCTCTAGGAAGCGTTCTGGCTTGAAGCTGTAGGAGTCGGGGAAAATATCTTCCCGATGGTGGGTGAGGTAGATACAAGGGGCCAGGACGCTTTCGGCGGGAAATTGGTAGTCCCCCACCTGGAAGGGTTCCTTGGCGATGCGCGGGAAAGTGACCAGGGCCACGGGATAGATGCGCAGGGTTTCGTTGCAAACGGCGGTGAGATAGGGCAACTTAAAGACTGCCATCGGGTCTGGGTTTTCGCCCAGGGCCGAGACTTCTTCGATGAGGCGATCGCGAACCCTGTCAAAGCGATGCACCCAGTACAAGGCCCAAGCCAGAGCGGTGGCGGTGGTTTCATGACCGGCCAGGAGTAGGGTCACCAGTTCATCGCGCAGTTCCTTATCACTCATTCCCTGACCGGCTTCATCCCGGGCCAATAGCAGCAAACTCAGGATATCGTCGCGCTCCTCTAGGGACTTTTGGCGACGCTGTTGGATTTCGGCGTAGAGGAGTGCGTCTAACTGCTCGCGGATAGCGAGAAAGCGCCCCCAGGGACTCCAAGGCCCTAAATTCCGTTGTAGGGATTTGAAGAACAGCAAGCTAGATTTAATCGGGGAGGCAGTCATGTCTAAAAAGGTGGCCATGGTGCGCCGCATCTTTTCATATTGGTCTCCCTCGTTTAAGCCAAAGACCGCTTTGAGGATGACGCGCATGGTAATTTCTTCAGTGAGCGATCGCACCCGAAATGCCTCTCCCTGAGGTTGGTGGTCAATGGCCTGACGCGTGACCTGGGTGATAATCTCGCCATAGGTCACCATGCGATCGCCATGAAAGGGGGGCATCAATAACTGGCGTTGCTGTTTATGTGCTTGTCCGTCGAGCAACAGCAGGGAATCATCCCCCACCAGGGGTCCTAAAATGCCATTGGCCCGGCCCGCGTCAAAGCAACGCGCGGGGGCCGAGAGAATGGTGCGAATATGGTCGGGATGGCTGAAAAAGACAAAGCCATCGAAGTTCACGCCAAGACGGCCATTAAAGGTCTCTCCCAGTTTGGTCTGGTTCCGTTTCAGGTAGCCGGTTGGATTGAAAATCCACTCCAGCAGTTGCCATTTTGGGGGAGTTTTCGGGGTCTTGAGGGTAACCATGGTTGGCTAATTGATTGTGGAAATTCGACAGTGTATTGGTGACGACTAAAACCGGCTGAAGTCTTTTTAGAGTTGAGTTTTGAGACTTCAAGATGTCCTACTCAGTCTGGCTAATGATTAAAAATTAAACTGAAGGTGAATGCGGGTATTGAGTTTTTCCTGAACCGGTTCCCCTCCTTGGAGATGTTGCTCTAGGATTTTGGGAACATCTTCGGGTTGAACTTGCCAATACCAGGTTTCATCTTGGGTAACCCGGACTGATGGCCCCGTACTACATTGTCCTAGACAACCGCACCCTTGTACGACAACGCCCTTGGGATTGGCATCTTGGAAGGCTTTGAGGGTTTTGGCGGAACCATTGAGTTCGCAGGAGCGGTTCTGACAGACATAGATACAGGGAATTTGCCGCGACAGGGGATTGGTTTGCGCGTCAGTCATAATGGAGCGATCGCCATAGGGTCTTCAGATGTATGGTAACGAGTTCTGATGGGCGATCGCGATTCTTCACCGTCGGGGGGATCGTCGAGCGGTATGATGGCCAGTAGCTAAGCGCGAATACATCAATTCCCGAAACTCCACTATGGTTAAACGTGTTGCGGATGTGATGAGTCACGATCCGATCGTCGTCACCCCTGAGACTCCCATTCAAGAGGCCATTCAAATCATTGCTGAACGTCGCATCAGCGGCTTACCGGTGGTGAATGACCAGGGTAAGCTGGTGGGAATGCTCTCGGAAACCGATTTGATGTGGCGCGAAACCGGGGCCACTCCTCCGGCCTATATCACCATTCTCGATAGTGTGATTTATCTGGAGAACCCCAAACATTATGAGCAACAACTGCACAAGGTTCTCGGACAGACGGTGCAGGATGTGATGAGTAAAGGACATATGTTCACCACGACTCCCGAATGCGCCTTACGAGACGCGGCCCGGTTAATGCACGAGAAAAAAGTGCATCGTCTGCCGGTTCTTGGGGAGGACAATCACGTGGTGGGGATTCTCTCCCGAGGCGATATCATCCGCGCCATGGCCAGTTCGGACGCTGAGGCCTAATTCCCATTTTTTCCTGTTCTGACGTTCCTGATTAACTTATGGATATTACACCTGACGCAGTCAAAGCAATGCTCGACTCGGATGATTATGGCGATCGCCTCAGTGGCATCAATAAACTTCACTATATTGATCCGAGTCTCGCCTTTGACTATGTGGTTCCCGTGGTTACCGATACCAATCCACGGGTGCGCTACACTGCCGTTTGTAAGCTCTCTAGTTTGGGACATCAGAACCGGGAGTTATCTCTAAGGTTGCTGCGATCGCGCCTCTATGACGACCCCGAGTTAGATGTGAAGGCGGCGGCAGCAGATGCGTTGGGGGCCTTGAAGTTCCGGGAAGCATACCCGGATTTGGCGCAACTCTATCGCAACAACGAAGATTGGATTGTTCGCCTCAGTATTGTGGCAGCGTTAGCGGAAATGGAGGCCCCCGAAGCGGTGGAATTGCTCCATGAAGCCCTCCACAGTGACACAGAATTGGTACAAACCACCGCCATT
Proteins encoded:
- a CDS encoding phage holin family protein; the protein is MAIASESDSLRSEVETYVRRSLGLFKILVELHLDIAQREAAREQRRLLLGIVAASIGIGLLAMGTGLLQAVAVWWVHRLGLTWFAALASVGVADASLGLLSLLIGILTLRGGYMNETRRRVASTTATLLQDQD
- a CDS encoding cytochrome P450, which encodes MVTLKTPKTPPKWQLLEWIFNPTGYLKRNQTKLGETFNGRLGVNFDGFVFFSHPDHIRTILSAPARCFDAGRANGILGPLVGDDSLLLLDGQAHKQQRQLLMPPFHGDRMVTYGEIITQVTRQAIDHQPQGEAFRVRSLTEEITMRVILKAVFGLNEGDQYEKMRRTMATFLDMTASPIKSSLLFFKSLQRNLGPWSPWGRFLAIREQLDALLYAEIQQRRQKSLEERDDILSLLLLARDEAGQGMSDKELRDELVTLLLAGHETTATALAWALYWVHRFDRVRDRLIEEVSALGENPDPMAVFKLPYLTAVCNETLRIYPVALVTFPRIAKEPFQVGDYQFPAESVLAPCIYLTHHREDIFPDSYSFKPERFLERQYSPYEFYPFGGGNRRCLGMALAMYELKLALATLVTEHDFSLPPQPPVKPVRRGITLAPSAGLSLVKTR
- a CDS encoding CBS domain-containing protein, which translates into the protein MVKRVADVMSHDPIVVTPETPIQEAIQIIAERRISGLPVVNDQGKLVGMLSETDLMWRETGATPPAYITILDSVIYLENPKHYEQQLHKVLGQTVQDVMSKGHMFTTTPECALRDAARLMHEKKVHRLPVLGEDNHVVGILSRGDIIRAMASSDAEA
- a CDS encoding (2Fe-2S) ferredoxin domain-containing protein, which produces MTDAQTNPLSRQIPCIYVCQNRSCELNGSAKTLKAFQDANPKGVVVQGCGCLGQCSTGPSVRVTQDETWYWQVQPEDVPKILEQHLQGGEPVQEKLNTRIHLQFNF
- the nblB gene encoding phycobilisome degradation protein NblB yields the protein MDITPDAVKAMLDSDDYGDRLSGINKLHYIDPSLAFDYVVPVVTDTNPRVRYTAVCKLSSLGHQNRELSLRLLRSRLYDDPELDVKAAAADALGALKFREAYPDLAQLYRNNEDWIVRLSIVAALAEMEAPEAVELLHEALHSDTELVQTTAIGALGELGDPQAVPWIEEFMTHPEPQTRQRVAQALGQIGGESVQKALQTLAKDEHPQVAECAQRYL
- a CDS encoding ChaN family lipoprotein; this encodes MRSPTLRLSACLLGLWLCWGTPTWAQVLREPTQEEVLSPDDLLTRLEGVQVLYLGEVHNRPEDQAAQREILQRWYEQNPQLAIGLEMFERPQQAYIDQYLAGEISEAEFLELTEFETRWGFPWEAYAPILRFAKAHNLPVLALNAPIEAIREVARGGFGNLSPQRLSDLPPVEEFDLDNAAYRQRLREIFDGYHQGHGSSDGFETFFKAQILWDETMSYHVAQFLQTHPERAMVVIAGQGHILYGDGIPSRVQRRLQDVEQLSLVFDPDPDLASTPERPLADIIWHHEDLHEDLEENSDPENSPN